From Daucus carota subsp. sativus chromosome 6, DH1 v3.0, whole genome shotgun sequence:
TCACCTTTGTAGCCAACGACTCATGCTCAGCCTTGTCAGGTACTCAAAAGTCGATGTGTCATATACAACAAGCTAAAGATTTTGTTTCCAAAGGAAAACTAAGAAATTTATTGTAGCCAATGTCTTTACTGCATTGATAATTTGTTGTAAGCTATTTTCCCTATCGAGACCTACTTGAAATATAGATCTTGGTCATGTTCATGTGTAGGTGAGAAGTAGCTTTGAATTGTTACAGTATACATGTAACTGCCTTTAAAACGACAACAGTTCCAACTAAAACTGTTTTAGTTTTagtaaaacatattttttccTGAGGATCATTGAAATGAAAAACATGTAGCTGACTGCAATCTGTTAAAAGAAGTGACTGGGACTTTGCCCACTAGTGTTCACCATCCATCATCTGTGTCGTTGATCTATTTCACCGGATTAATTCTCACAATCATCTGATCCCTAAAAACAAGGGAATCACTTGGGTGTTCAAGGACAAGTTTTTTTCCCCTGcctttttattttgcttttgaAAATGGTGTTGCTCTTTTAAATTTCTTTCAAATGAAACATATTGTGCACTGCTACCAATGAAAATATCTTACTGAATTAGACTTGTATagtactacctccatcccataataaaaagaattattCGTAGAAATAAGATTTAaagaataaattatgaaaaacaGTCGATACGCTTTAGTTATGTTTTTAAGGGAAGATTTGAATTGGTGCGGTGGGCTCGTACACACGGTAACCAGTCTGGGCTTCCAATTTGACTTAAGCTGGGCCTCAAGTTTGAGTAGAATATATTGTTTGATATACTAGTTCTTGGAAAACGCAGGTTTAAGATTCCGtcaaatatcaaaaaagaaaaagaaaaaacctCACATCGATTTTGTCCACGAGTATCCATGCATATATGGATGACAAATTTATAACGGACACATGATATTTGATGACAATTTTGAATGGATTTTGTCACCAATTTTTGTTCTAGAGTCTTAACACTCATGACATTGCTTTGGTATGATTTATGTTCCGGAGCAcaaattgtttatttatttatttttataccaATCTGCATATTGTTTTCcttgatttaaaattatgggATCTTTCAATTGTTTGCAGATGAACACATAAACACCtgataattttaattgataaaatttttTATACATGCAGACTCATTATTGTTGATGAGACTTAAACGGACAAAaatctattatttaaataaaaataattattgataAGAGCTCACGACAGCGCGGGTAGAAAATCcgtaaaattattttagcgtTAGTGCACCAAAACGTGAGTAGTACACAACCAGGAAAACTAGTGTGAACTGACAAACAAAATGCAGCAGCAGAATGAATAAAGCCAGTCAAAAACATTCAGCGCGTGACATAACTCCGCCGGCGCAGCATTATGACACGAGTGGCTTAACTCTCAAAGTATTGAAACTGGACAAAATTGCAATCATGGCAAACACTATCCACTTGAGGCGTCTATGTCCTACGTGTCATGGAGGCCTTTGTATGCCGCCACGTGTGCCTATGATGAAATCCTGGCCTTCCATAGAAAGTAGGCGTAAAAAACAAGAAACTTCTCGGCGATGGGCCCACGTGAGAGTCTTTATCCACAAATTGCACACGTGGAGCACATGGAGTCTATTATGACACGACATCTCCTTACTTTGACTACTCCGTTTCCAGATCAGCCCTCAATATTTACAATTAATTgaagggtctttctagtgtgtgtccaagagcacacattaagcactaaatttgatggGTTTAGtgaattttgattggtggagtttggtgtaaatgcagggggcatccatatttatgattacatgaccaataagaatgcaccaaactcataaaatttactccctctgtccctctcatttgtttacagttactattttgggatgtccctctcatttctttacattaccataaatagtaagtttttctcatcattacacccactatcttcccccactatctcatatttaacaataaaaactactattacacccactactttcctccactatctcaaatctattactccctccgtccctatttatctgtccattttgtaAGTagaaatttgtccctatttaactgtccatttatactttcaaaactaatttaatgataatttttcaaatacatctccataatttcaattttcaaggcttgacttatttaaaacttggttgaattcatgttttcaagacataaagtaggggtattccaccattttcaagatattaattagaggtatttaatgaaaaagtttatacaatcaattattccttggtatgtgtatttttttccaaaatagacagataaaaagggacggagggagtactaaatattgataggtcccaccactttacccacttttcatctaactttatcatttttcatacattgtcttggtctccgtgtccccctccaatgtaaacaattgagggggacggagggagtagtgcttagtgtgtgcccttgggcacaccatagaaaaaccgttaattGAAATAGTTTCCATAGTTTACAAGACTAACCTTAAAACTCTACCTTGGTCaagttgaaaaaataaatttctacagaGGAGAGCATATTCTAATAAGGGTTTTGGTCCCTGAAAACTAATTGTCAGGGAGGCTTTATTTAACACACAACTCTGTTACTATCAGATTTGTATTTCAATGATCTGgattgaaatttttttcttttaagtgTCTGTTATAATTTTCCGCAAATAAGGAAAGTTCCTATGCTCGGAAATTTTCCGCAGATAGGAACTTTCCctatccgcggaaaattatagcggacacttaaaaaaataagtttaatCTGAACTCTTGAAATATAGATCCGACGGCCCTGAAAATGTGTGAAGTGTGTGTTAAATAACCTGTCCGGACCAAGACCCTTCTAATAAAACATTGATTTGAATTAGTtgtgaaaataaatctaaaaaaaCAGGTTGATGAAAGCGCGTGAGCGAAAACAGACGCAAAGGGAGCTGGATGCTCTCCCCACCAGCTCATTGTCTAAATCCCATCTTGTCTCATCCTCCTACCTAATATCCCCCACCCTCTCTACACAACACACACATCAGACCAACCATCTCTTTTTTACTTTACTCCGGCGACTACCCGCCCTACAACAACAATTAGCAGCTTACCCATCTCTCTTTGTTTCACTTTTTTCACCACCCCTTTTCGATCTTTCGTGTTTCGTTTTTCTTGTATTTACAGTTGATGACAAGCCGTAAGTTTTGGTCGGAGTCTCAATTTCCGACTCCCCCGCTCGTCAAATTAGAAGTTGAAGATTCTTTCCAGGACCAACATGCTCCTCTTCTTAAACGATCTAAGCTCTCCTCTTCCACggtcaactctctctctctctctccccccctccctccctctgtaTCTGTATCTCTCTCCCCTCTATCTGcatctctcccccctctctctgtaGCTGATTAGTTTTGTTGATTAGTAATTGTTCTTAATATTGTATTCTGTGACATGAGTGGGAAAACCCTCTGTGGATTTGGGGGCATCTGTACAGATTGTTCAAgaaattctattttttaacaAGATAGTGTTTATTTATCAAACTTATACTATTTATGAGTTTTGCCATTGCCTGATGTGAATTGACTAGGAAATGCAGCACCATACGATTGGTGTTTATAGGGTTCGATCTATATTGGTTCCTTTTTCTGTGTGTTTATACTTGTTATACATGTGTATGTTTTTGCACTTATATAATTTGATGGTTCgtgattttgttttttaatttgtgTCCTAACTATATTTGTGGAAACCCTTTTTTCTGGAAGCGGAAAACTTTCATGGGATTTAGATTTTAGGGCATCTCCGCATAGGGTTTGTGAAATTAGTTGTTTACACCTACTAAATATCTGCACAAGTTTGTGTTTCTTTGTTTAATGAtcaaattttgttaaaacacttcTAATTTATTGTTTTCTGTGGTCTGAAAATAACGGAGAAGGAAAGCTCATGAAACTTGAGCAGTTTCCTGTGTGATGTGTTTTTTAATGTTTCTTGGCTGCTGATTATTTTACTCTGTGGATTTGGCACAGCAGCAGCAACATGAATCGGAAACTACTGCTTTTCCGGTACCCCCTTCACAATATAATCCACTCGATGAGCCAAGTCCTTTGGGTTTAAGGCTTAGAAAGAGCCCTTCCCTATTAGATTTGATCCAAATGAAGCTATCTCACGGTAATAAGACCAAGCTTGGGGCTCCTGTTAAGAAAGAACAAAAAGGTGTTGCTACTTCCAATAGTAATGATAAACTCAAGGCTTCAAACTTTCCTGCTACACTTCTCAAAATTGGAACGTGGGAGGTAAAATAAACTGCcttttgattaaaatattttcatacaaaattttattgCTTTATTTTTGAATGCTTCTCAAAAGAACTCGCTGATTTTCTACTGCTTGCAGTATAAGTCAAGACACGAAGgtgacttagtggccaagtgTTACTTCGCGAAGCATAAGCTTGTCTGGGAAGTTCTTGATGGCGGTCTTAAAAATAAGATCGAAATACAGTGGTCTGACATTTTGGCACTGAAAGCAACTTATCCTGATGATGAACCTGGGACTTTGGATGTAGTGGTGATTTTCATCTCCCTACTGCAGTTTCTAGATGCGCATACTTTTTCGTTATTCTATGCAATCAGtatcattataatatatttttctaaccACAAAATTCTATTATTTGCTTTTTACAGCTATCAAGACAGCCTCTTTTCTTTAGGGAGACAAATCCACAACCTAGGAAGCATACCCTGTGGCAGGCAACATCAGATTTTACTGGGGAACAAGCAAGCATGAACAGGTACCCTTCTTTAAAGGCTTCTAAATTTGTAGCTTATTACATATCTTTAAGAGAAAAGAAGGGTCCACTAAATGCCAAACTATCTTATACACTAGTATCAATATAGATAAAATAGAAACAAAGATTATAAGGACTATTGTTTTCAAGCATGGCCTATTTTTTATGTGTATACATCGTCTATTCATATTCTGGTACTGTTGAAGAACTTCTTCCGAAATATTATTAAGTTGATGGGTATGGCAAAGTATATTTTTCTGACCACAAAATTCTCTTATTTGCTTTTTTAATGTCGTTTGGCGGATAACATTGATTATTTATGtctatttttgaatttattatggCGTCAGCGATACAGTGAAGCTATGGAGATGAAAAACTTAATATTATTGTTGTCCGTACCTCTCTGACAACAGTATTTCCACTAATATCTTTGTGCTTCCAGTGCGTCAAAAGTTTGAGAAGCTTAAAAGTACCTTGTGCCTATATCTCTGAAAACCGATTGTCTGCTATCCTGATCAGCACAGAGCATTTGTTCCACAAAGAAACCTCATAATTGCGAAAAACAAGCTTCCCTGCATCTTGCTGAAGGATTTCCATTGTCCGACTGGGTAGAAGCATCTGAATTGAaatgattattaaatttaaaagtaaatgGATCAGGCATTAAATCTTAATTGCAACAAGTACAAGTTTTCTGTGGTAGAAGCAATAGAGCTTTACCGAGTACCAAGTAGAACTATGCATTTTGGCTAGctttttaattacttttttgTCTTCTATTCCTTTTGAATGATATTGATTTTTCACTTTGTTGCAGGAGACATTACTTGCAATGCCCACCAGGCTTGTTGGGGAAGCATTTTGAAAAGCTCATTCAGTGTGATCCTCGTCTGAATTATCTGAGTCAGCAAGCTGAAATTACTCTAAAATCTCCATATTTTGAACCTAGGACTTCGGTGTTTGATGAATCTGATGACGGCAACAGCAAGTATGATATGAATAGAGATGGCAGGCCTCCGATCTTTAACTTGCAGGATGTGCCATCGTCATCTGGGCCTCAATCTTCATCCTCAAAGAATGGACAATATGATTTTCATGGAACTCATCAAGAGCAATTTTCTCGAGAAACACCTTCACCTTCACCGAGCTCaggtaatatatataagaaaagtaCTTGGAATTTCCTCGGCAACTATGTTGTTATTCTATACTGGCTGCCTTTTAACTTGGCCTATAACCTCACGGTTCATTAAGTGTACAAATAAACAGTTTCCTAGATCAACTAGCCTTATATATCTGGAATTATGATATTTGAGGGGAACCTATTGTAGTTGGTATAATGTCGTTGGAGAACTTCTGACGACATTTTATAGAAGCATTGTTTCTCTTTCACATTAAACTTTGCAGACTGACTGCTCTTACCCTTTTAGCAGCTTTATTGCTTTATAATCAAGTAAATAACTTCCAATATTTCATACTCTGAACTATTTTGACAGTTTAAATTTCAGTACTGTCATCGGAGAACACAGTTTAACTTTTGAAACAGGTGTATATGAACACAGTTTTTCTGTCACTTAAAACTTTGCAGACTGAATGCACTTGATAGCCACTCCTCTCAGTGCTAAAATGTTAGCAGCTTTAATTGCATAATAATGAACCTTCAACATTTCACACTCTAAATTCTTTTCGTAATTTTTACATTCAGTTATGGAAAATGGTATGAATGAAGCAAGCAGTGGAACTGGGGAATTGAAGAATCTCAATGGTTGGGATAATATGAACGTCCCAGGACTTCACCCTTCAATGTCAATGAGTGATCTAGTGAGCCACATTGAACATCGGTTTTCTGAGCACAGGACATCCAACAATCCTCTGTCCAAAGATGAAAGAGAAAGTCTGGATATTCTGGATGAGATTAGCAAGTGCTTATTTACTGACTCTCAACATGTGCCAACATCTGATGAGAAGTCCATCATGACGAGAGTCAATTCTCTTTATAGCCTTCTGCAAAAAGATCCTACACCActtcaagattttaattttagagGTGGCCACAGTAATGATATGACTCTGATGGATAACAAGACGAAATATCAGTTGAATTGCTTTGCACCGCAAGTCAAAAGTGAGGTTACTGAGGATTCATCGACACCACATAGCGAGTCAGCTGATGTGTCTGGGGAGGGTTTAGGTATGTCCAGGAAGGATTCCGTTGGAGAGCTGCTTCTCAACCTCCCACGAATAGCATCTTTGCCACAGTTCTTCTTTAACATTTCTGAAGATTTTAACAGTCAAGCTAGATAATTTGTCCCACCTGGAGGTATCAGTGGTCTTCAAGTCGTGCACATGAGTGGTATTTTCTTGTTTGCTGGCATATATAGCATCTGTTGTAATAAGTAGATCACACTACTGTAGGTATCTTTTTACATCTAGCGAAGTTTGGGGAttccgaaatatatatattcatgaaGAATCCTCCTCTGTTTGTGTTATGTTTTGACTCTGCTGTAAATTACTAAATTCTTGTTCTGCCTTTCTTACTATGGCAatcaatatatttgaaattcttTACAATAAACGTGTGCTTAGCTGCCAACTCACCTTGCGAAGTGATGATTCTCCTCCCAGTCTCACTGTTGGTGCATATTGAGAGGGCAGTTAAATAGAATCTGTATGATATAAAGAACTTTTGTATGAACTTAGTAAGGCTCCGTTTAACATTGTTGTTGCAGACTACGACAACAGTTTTTTTGTAAAACTGTTTGTTTTTTGTCCAAAACAGGAGAAAAATTATGTTGAAAAACAGGGgaaaaattgtttgttttttgtcCAAAAACCGAATGGTAGCTTTTTGTCAAGCTTCTTCTTGCACGGAAACCGGTTATGGACCCGACTCTCCCCTAAAGTGATGCTATTTTGAACTGTTTAAAGCCCTCGCATTCATACGATTTAGAAGGCTTCTGAATCCATGCGAGTCTGCAAATGTACCCAAAGAAGTAGCATTTCATTTCACATGCCCTCTCTGAATTGTTTCAAGACACTACACAATTTTAATGAAGGAAGACGGACTTTGCGCTTTCGtgtaaaaatcaagaaaatattGGCATACAAACATAGAATTCCACAccacaagaaaaatataatcacaCATCATCAGGTGGATGTAATCTTCGTTACATGAACATGTAACAttcatataatatacatattgtGAATAAATGCAATTTCTATATTTTCCTACACCATTAACATCTGcagaaaagaaatataaaagaaCAGCACTTCAAGGTTCTGCACCCCCATCATCCACATTCTCGTTGTCGTCCTCCTGCAACATGTCCATGAGCATAGATATTTGGTTTTGAAGCATTGTGTTTTGCCTTTCTACATCGGCACGTTTGCTCCGTTCTTCCAAGAGCTGGATCTGCAAATGTTCCAAGCACCGAGAATCTTCTTCTAGTTGTTCGTTTAGTCCATCAATCTCCCTGTCCTGCAATATTTAAAGAGATTACAGTTCATTTACAGTTTCCTCTGAATACATGTATTGAAATAGCTTGTTTAATTTCTTAAAAGCATTGCAGTGTCAACACGTTAGTTCAAAGCATATTATCTTCATGTGAGACACGGACAAACAGACATACATCTGTACTCCTAATGTATATGTTAGTGTTAAGAGAAACACCTTGCGGTTCATTTCCTGTACAGCAATTCTGCGCATACTTTCAACAACATCAACATTGACAAGCTTTCGCTTCTTCCCAATCAACCAGCCTCGGGGATAACTTGCCTCATCGAAGTCTGGTGGAGGGAGTATGGATTCAGCTGTTGGTCTTCGACCATTAATACTTATGGGCTCCAATGGTTCAAACAGAGCTTTACGTTTCTCTGAAAGAACAGAAGCTGGAGTTGAATCTTGCTCCATCTCTTCATCAGGAGTTTCTTCCTGTTTTGGAGGGCTTTTTTCAGCATCATCATTTACTGTGTCTACCTTTTTCAAAGTAGCTGTTACAGGAAGCCACTACTTTAGACCAGTACAAGCAAGTTACCATGCACAGTCATAAGATGCCTATCACTTGTATCATCGTtttgtatttttctaaaaactgattgctcatatttttattttagaagTATTTCAAAAGTCAATCTGCAATATCTGATTGTAGTTGGTACAAGCATAACTTTGGTAAGGAATACAATCTAGTAGTCATTTCCAGTCCCAAAGAATCAGTTCAAACTGAATGACTAGAGACATGGGAGTGATCAAACTAATAAAACTACTTCTATCTAATTTCCTATTACGGATAAGAACCAGAATCAACAGATCCTGCTCTTCTGATACCCACTGACATGCCACCATGACGGATAAATGTCAAGGTAAATATAAACTAGTTCAGACATATACACCACTTAACCTCTCCTCTTTCTTGTAATCCATCCCAATTTACAGTGGAACACGAGTTAAATCACCAAATTTGGCAGCAAATCAGAAGAGGAAAGATAGAAAGTAAGAACATCAGAAATTAAGAGCAGAAAGAATACAAAGTAATGAAGTCGAAGATTTGAGGGCAACTATCAGAGATATCCTTGTAAAAGAAAGTTAAAAAATTGCTCTGTATCTATGTCCAAATTTTAAATGTCGAAAATTGATGGGTTCCTCATATCGACCTCCAATTCACAGGTCCTCGTAACAACTTCTGGGAGATTACTTTCCATGAATCTGTAGTAGTCATACTATGTACGCGACATTGCAGACTGCAGTAGACACGGAACAAGAGAACCACCGACAACTATTGTATAAAGAAGAAGCTACAAACTCTATACAAAGAGTGGCTGCATACTCAAAATCTATTAAGCAGCACTGCCACAATAAAAGAAGACCAATACCGCAACAAAATATTCTATTAAACTAATCCCCTGCCAGGAAACTATAAAACTTGCATATGCAATATGCTCACAAAATTCAGAGACATACATATGTCTTTACTATGGCTATCTTATTCTCAAATTATAGATGGCAtctaaaaaacttaaaaaagtaCAGGCACAATCATCTGACCAAATCTTTCAAATGCAGACAAAAGAAAGGTAAAAAGCCATTACAACAGAAAGATCTCAACTTTAATTTAAAATAGCTATGCACCATAATAATTAACGAAAAgtaattaagttaaaaaaattggaacaattaaaaagtcaaagaaaacaaattgacataaaaaaaacaaataaaacaagaCCAAACATTTAAGCAACAACAAGAAACATAGATATAATTAGGTGGCAGTTGGTGTGTTCCCCACCATATACAAATACAATTCTATGATTATCAAACATTGATATGTTAATCATCCCCAGATATGTGGATGAAAATTGTTCTACGCAAAGCTAAAATCAACATGAAAAAGAAGACACAAAATGAAATTTAGCAAAAGTTTAggcaaaaattaataaaaaaacagaaCTTGAGCAGTTCTTGAACATTTCTTATCAAGGAGAAGAACTCAACCTGTATAATATgactaaaaagtaaaaactagATAAAAGGGTGTGTAAGCATAGGTTAGCAGCAGCAAGTACCTGATCTCTTGCGAGACTTCCAAAAAACAGGAGTAGATGATATGGGAGAGAATCCATTGAGGGTAGTCTCAAGTTTCTTGCTTTCTTCACCCatgatgattatattttaaagttgaaaccagagagagagagagagggagagagatgagggagagggggagagaggatTATGGGAATTTGTTGTGCTTAGCTAAAAGACTTGTAGAGGTGAAGTCCTATTTTTTG
This genomic window contains:
- the LOC108228032 gene encoding uncharacterized protein LOC108228032 isoform X2, with translation MTSRKFWSESQFPTPPLVKLEVEDSFQDQHAPLLKRSKLSSSTQQHESETTAFPVPPSQYNPLDEPSPLGLRLRKSPSLLDLIQMKLSHGNKTKLGAPVKKEQKGVATSNSNDKLKASNFPATLLKIGTWEYKSRHEGDLVAKCYFAKHKLVWEVLDGGLKNKIEIQWSDILALKATYPDDEPGTLDVVLSRQPLFFRETNPQPRKHTLWQATSDFTGEQASMNRRHYLQCPPGLLGKHFEKLIQCDPRLNYLSQQAEITLKSPYFEPRTSVFDESDDGNSKYDMNRDGRPPIFNLQDVPSSSGPQSSSSKNGQYDFHGTHQEQFSRETPSPSPSSVMENGMNEASSGTGELKNLNGWDNMNVPGLHPSMSMSDLVSHIEHRFSEHRTSNNPLSKDERESLDILDEISKCLFTDSQHVPTSDEKSIMTRVNSLYSLLQKDPTPLQDFNFRGGHSNDMTLMDNKTKYQLNCFAPQVKSEVTEDSSTPHSESADVSGEGLGMSRKDSVGELLLNLPRIASLPQFFFNISEDFNSQAR
- the LOC108228032 gene encoding uncharacterized protein LOC108228032 isoform X1, giving the protein MTSRKFWSESQFPTPPLVKLEVEDSFQDQHAPLLKRSKLSSSTQQQHESETTAFPVPPSQYNPLDEPSPLGLRLRKSPSLLDLIQMKLSHGNKTKLGAPVKKEQKGVATSNSNDKLKASNFPATLLKIGTWEYKSRHEGDLVAKCYFAKHKLVWEVLDGGLKNKIEIQWSDILALKATYPDDEPGTLDVVLSRQPLFFRETNPQPRKHTLWQATSDFTGEQASMNRRHYLQCPPGLLGKHFEKLIQCDPRLNYLSQQAEITLKSPYFEPRTSVFDESDDGNSKYDMNRDGRPPIFNLQDVPSSSGPQSSSSKNGQYDFHGTHQEQFSRETPSPSPSSVMENGMNEASSGTGELKNLNGWDNMNVPGLHPSMSMSDLVSHIEHRFSEHRTSNNPLSKDERESLDILDEISKCLFTDSQHVPTSDEKSIMTRVNSLYSLLQKDPTPLQDFNFRGGHSNDMTLMDNKTKYQLNCFAPQVKSEVTEDSSTPHSESADVSGEGLGMSRKDSVGELLLNLPRIASLPQFFFNISEDFNSQAR
- the LOC108224765 gene encoding protein HEADING DATE REPRESSOR 1 produces the protein MGEESKKLETTLNGFSPISSTPVFWKSRKRSATLKKVDTVNDDAEKSPPKQEETPDEEMEQDSTPASVLSEKRKALFEPLEPISINGRRPTAESILPPPDFDEASYPRGWLIGKKRKLVNVDVVESMRRIAVQEMNRKDREIDGLNEQLEEDSRCLEHLQIQLLEERSKRADVERQNTMLQNQISMLMDMLQEDDNENVDDGGAEP